From Woronichinia naegeliana WA131, the proteins below share one genomic window:
- a CDS encoding Uma2 family endonuclease yields MTLATDRSIQQKPLNFNEFLACYDGDNRYELIDGEVFDLEPTGSHEEVAAFITTKVCVQIDQMGLPWFVLQRGLLRPANAGMTAFRPDVAVIDRRELIKEPLWGSQSLLTLGSSIKFVAEVVSSNWQNDYARKVEDYAVLGIPEYWIADYAGLGGIRHIGKSKLPTLSICTLVNGEYDIQQVRGNQSIVSTTFPRLKLTAEQVLGTAG; encoded by the coding sequence ATGACACTTGCAACCGACCGTTCGATTCAACAGAAGCCGCTCAACTTCAACGAATTTCTAGCCTGTTATGATGGCGACAATCGTTATGAACTGATTGACGGAGAGGTATTTGATTTGGAACCAACGGGTTCACATGAGGAAGTTGCGGCTTTTATCACTACAAAAGTTTGCGTCCAGATTGACCAAATGGGTTTGCCTTGGTTTGTCCTTCAGCGAGGACTATTACGCCCTGCTAACGCTGGTATGACTGCATTTCGCCCCGATGTGGCAGTGATTGATCGTCGTGAGCTTATTAAAGAGCCGCTCTGGGGTAGTCAGTCTCTCCTAACATTAGGCAGTTCGATTAAATTTGTGGCGGAAGTTGTTAGTAGCAATTGGCAAAATGATTATGCGCGTAAAGTTGAAGATTATGCAGTTTTAGGTATTCCTGAATATTGGATTGCGGACTATGCAGGATTGGGCGGTATTCGACACATTGGCAAGTCAAAACTACCCACTCTTTCTATTTGTACGCTGGTAAATGGGGAATATGATATTCAGCAAGTGCGCGGTAATCAAAGCATTGTTTCGACCACATTTCCCCGACTGAAATTAACAGCCGAACAAGTTTTAGGTACTGCTGGCTAA
- a CDS encoding DUF29 domain-containing protein encodes MPIIAPISHISQLYETDPTLWLEKTIECLKSDRLDQLDIENLIEELEDLGKRDRNKAVSLLEQIIRHLLLLQYWSAEYDNNASHWEATIDSFRTQLRRHLTTTLYQYLEQDLSIIYQDAQRYTRKKTRLQNLPTHCPYSLENLLDSSWLP; translated from the coding sequence ATGCCTATTATTGCTCCTATCTCCCATATTTCTCAACTTTATGAAACTGACCCGACTCTGTGGTTAGAGAAAACGATTGAGTGTTTAAAGAGCGATCGCCTAGATCAACTAGATATTGAAAATCTGATTGAGGAGTTAGAAGACTTGGGTAAACGAGATAGAAATAAAGCAGTAAGTCTTTTAGAACAGATCATTAGACATCTTTTATTGTTACAATATTGGTCAGCAGAGTATGATAATAATGCGTCTCATTGGGAGGCGACGATAGACAGTTTTCGGACTCAGTTAAGACGACATTTGACCACAACTTTGTATCAATATCTAGAACAAGACTTGAGTATTATCTATCAAGATGCTCAACGATACACTAGAAAAAAAACTCGCTTACAAAACTTACCAACGCATTGTCCCTACAGCTTAGAAAACTTGCTAGATTCTAGCTGGTTGCCCTAA
- a CDS encoding DUF262 domain-containing protein translates to MISLSKQELALQKQIDKTYQETYEYEDFIQSPPNDLIAFNELRTCAEICELFSQQTLEANSLFQRKLNWKEAEKTRFIDSLMKQIPIPNLCWSWDSKTGQRFIVDGFQRITTIVQFLSQPDWQLSDLPDVDFRIRGKSVQEIQYQTPHLYQQVENLSLPITAIYFDSTQESHLDYLYTIFHRLNTGGTKLNNQEIRNCLYQGNLNQLLKDCSKLKTWQQISPFRVRQKQHLKDEEFILRFFAFFDDYEQYSGTLTQFLNRYMYKNKNLESSILEQKINIFKETITLIDSNYLPEKLFFYGQNISALILEGILIGIAKNLSFLKSQTQEEFKVRLLKLIDSEPYSPQQLANGLLQTSQLKNRLTIAIHIFGT, encoded by the coding sequence ATGATCAGTTTATCTAAACAAGAATTAGCTCTTCAAAAGCAGATAGATAAAACCTATCAGGAAACCTACGAATATGAGGATTTTATTCAATCACCTCCAAATGATCTTATCGCATTTAATGAATTACGCACCTGTGCAGAAATTTGTGAGCTATTTTCTCAACAAACGCTAGAGGCTAATTCCCTATTTCAACGCAAATTAAATTGGAAGGAAGCAGAAAAAACCCGTTTTATTGATAGTTTGATGAAACAAATTCCTATTCCTAATCTGTGTTGGAGTTGGGACTCTAAAACAGGCCAACGTTTTATCGTTGACGGTTTCCAAAGAATTACCACAATTGTTCAATTTCTGTCACAACCAGACTGGCAATTATCAGATTTACCTGATGTTGATTTTCGTATTCGAGGTAAGAGCGTTCAAGAGATTCAATATCAAACTCCCCATTTATATCAACAAGTAGAAAACTTATCATTACCCATTACAGCTATTTATTTTGACTCGACTCAAGAAAGTCATCTGGATTATTTATACACCATTTTTCATCGCTTAAATACAGGAGGCACTAAATTAAATAATCAGGAAATTAGAAATTGTCTCTATCAAGGTAATCTTAACCAATTATTAAAAGATTGTAGCAAGCTAAAAACCTGGCAACAAATTTCTCCCTTTCGAGTACGACAAAAACAACATCTTAAGGATGAAGAATTTATTTTACGTTTTTTTGCTTTTTTTGATGACTACGAACAGTATTCTGGAACATTAACACAATTCCTTAATCGGTATATGTATAAGAATAAAAATCTTGAGTCGTCAATTCTTGAGCAAAAAATTAATATTTTTAAAGAGACAATAACCTTAATTGATAGTAATTATTTGCCCGAAAAATTATTTTTCTATGGACAAAATATAAGTGCATTAATTCTGGAAGGAATACTTATTGGTATTGCCAAAAATTTGTCTTTTTTAAAGTCTCAAACACAAGAGGAGTTTAAAGTGCGTTTGCTTAAACTGATTGATTCGGAACCCTATTCCCCTCAGCAGTTAGCCAATGGTTTACTACAGACGAGTCAACTTAAGAATCGCTTAACTATTGCTATTCATATTTTTGGAACTTAA
- the ileS gene encoding isoleucine--tRNA ligase, whose translation MTEAKSYKNTVNLPQTQFDMRANATKREPEIQQFWQDEQIYETLANENPKELFVLHDGPPYANGSLHIGHALNKILKDIINRYKLLQGHKVRYVPGWDCHGLPIELKVLQSLKPEERQALTPLTLRQKAKEFALKAQQEQAVGFQRYGVWGDWKNPYLTLTPEYEAAQIGVFGKMALNGYIYRGLKPVHWSPSSRTALAEAELEYPEGHTSRSVYVSFPITQAGEKVKDLLTPYLPNLGVAIWTTTPWTLPGNLAVALNPDLTYAIAENNQPICQQKYLIVALDLVERLSTLWECNLTVKTTIKGADLEHTQYRHPLYDRQSPIVIGGDYVTTESGTGLVHTAPGHGQEDYIVGQRYHLPILSPVDDAGNLTAEAGQFAGLNVLKDANEAIINELQKLGALLKEEAYQHKYPYDWRTKKPTIFRATEQWFASVEGFREAALAAIKSVTWIPAQGENRITPMVSDRSDWCISRQRSWGVPIPVFYDLETNEPLLTEETVNHVQQIFAEKGSDAWWELSIEELLPPSYRNNGREYRKGEDTMDVWFDSGSSWAAVAQTRPELKYPVDMYLEGSDQHRGWFQSSLLTSAAVNGIAPYKTVLTHGFVLDEKGFKMSKSLGNVVDPNQIINGGKNQKQQPAYGADILRLWVASVDYSNDVNIGPTIIGQLADARNKIRNTARFLLGNLHAFNPETDAVAYEDLPELDRYMLHRITEVFTEVTEAYESFQFFKFFQTVQNFCVVDLSNFYLDIAKDRLYISDPNAPRRRSCQTILQIALENLAKAIAPVLPHLAEDIWQFLPYEKPYKSVFQAGWLKAHQEWLKPELAQSWEQLRGLRNEVNKVMEAARIGKAIGSSLEAKVLLYVANPELKTLLLNYNSTELLSGQGVDQLRYLLLASQVELVDLVAIQATDFNSETDNLAIAIVKADGHKCDRCWNYSDTVGTLKDDPTICDRCEASLKGEF comes from the coding sequence GTGACAGAAGCCAAAAGTTACAAAAATACGGTTAACCTGCCTCAAACTCAGTTCGATATGCGGGCCAATGCGACGAAACGAGAACCCGAAATCCAGCAATTTTGGCAGGATGAACAGATTTATGAAACCCTAGCCAACGAAAATCCGAAAGAGCTATTTGTACTCCACGATGGCCCGCCCTACGCCAATGGTTCGCTGCATATTGGTCATGCTTTAAATAAGATTCTCAAAGATATTATTAATAGATATAAACTTTTGCAGGGTCATAAGGTTCGTTATGTGCCTGGTTGGGATTGTCACGGTTTGCCCATCGAATTAAAAGTTTTACAAAGTTTAAAACCAGAAGAGCGTCAAGCCTTAACGCCCTTAACTTTGCGTCAAAAAGCGAAAGAATTTGCCCTTAAAGCTCAACAAGAGCAGGCAGTTGGATTTCAACGTTATGGCGTTTGGGGAGACTGGAAAAATCCCTATTTAACCTTAACTCCTGAGTATGAAGCCGCCCAGATCGGGGTCTTTGGTAAAATGGCTCTCAATGGCTATATTTATCGCGGTTTGAAACCAGTGCATTGGAGTCCTAGTTCTCGGACAGCCTTGGCTGAAGCGGAATTGGAATATCCCGAAGGTCACACTTCTCGCAGTGTTTATGTCTCTTTTCCCATTACCCAAGCGGGGGAAAAAGTTAAGGATTTATTAACACCCTATTTACCCAATTTAGGGGTTGCTATTTGGACAACAACGCCCTGGACTTTACCTGGTAATTTAGCGGTTGCTTTAAACCCTGATTTAACCTATGCGATCGCCGAAAATAATCAACCAATTTGTCAACAAAAATATCTAATTGTCGCCCTAGATTTAGTGGAACGATTATCAACTCTTTGGGAATGTAATCTAACTGTTAAAACGACCATTAAAGGTGCGGATTTAGAGCATACCCAATACCGTCATCCTCTCTACGATCGCCAAAGTCCCATTGTGATTGGTGGTGATTATGTGACTACTGAATCAGGTACAGGGCTAGTTCACACCGCACCAGGTCACGGTCAAGAGGATTATATTGTCGGGCAACGTTATCATTTACCAATTTTGTCTCCTGTGGATGATGCGGGCAATTTAACCGCAGAGGCTGGACAATTTGCGGGTTTAAATGTCTTGAAAGATGCCAACGAAGCCATTATCAATGAGTTACAAAAATTAGGGGCATTGCTGAAAGAAGAAGCCTATCAACACAAATATCCCTACGATTGGCGCACTAAAAAACCGACGATTTTTCGCGCTACGGAACAGTGGTTTGCTTCGGTAGAAGGATTTCGTGAAGCTGCTTTAGCTGCCATTAAATCGGTGACTTGGATTCCCGCCCAGGGAGAAAATCGCATTACCCCTATGGTCAGCGATCGCAGTGATTGGTGTATTTCGCGGCAACGGTCTTGGGGCGTTCCCATTCCAGTCTTTTATGACTTAGAAACGAATGAGCCTTTGCTAACAGAAGAAACCGTCAATCATGTGCAACAAATTTTTGCCGAAAAGGGTTCTGATGCCTGGTGGGAATTATCCATAGAAGAGTTATTACCCCCTAGTTATCGCAATAATGGGCGCGAATATCGTAAGGGTGAAGACACGATGGATGTTTGGTTTGATTCGGGTTCTTCCTGGGCGGCGGTGGCTCAAACTCGACCTGAATTAAAATACCCTGTGGATATGTATTTGGAAGGTTCGGATCAACATCGCGGTTGGTTCCAATCCAGTCTTTTAACCAGTGCGGCGGTTAATGGTATTGCTCCCTATAAAACGGTGTTAACTCACGGTTTTGTGTTGGATGAAAAGGGTTTTAAAATGAGTAAATCCCTGGGCAATGTGGTTGATCCCAATCAGATTATTAATGGCGGTAAAAATCAAAAACAGCAACCTGCCTACGGAGCCGATATTTTGCGGTTATGGGTAGCTTCGGTTGATTATTCTAATGATGTCAATATTGGGCCAACGATTATTGGACAATTGGCGGATGCTCGCAATAAAATTCGCAATACGGCCCGCTTTTTGTTGGGTAATTTACACGCTTTTAATCCCGAAACTGATGCTGTTGCCTATGAGGATTTGCCTGAATTAGACCGCTATATGTTACATCGCATTACGGAAGTTTTTACGGAAGTAACGGAAGCCTACGAAAGTTTCCAGTTCTTTAAATTCTTCCAAACGGTGCAGAATTTCTGTGTGGTAGATTTATCTAATTTTTATCTGGATATTGCCAAGGATCGGCTTTATATTTCCGACCCTAATGCGCCCCGTCGTCGTAGTTGCCAAACGATTTTACAGATTGCTTTAGAAAATTTAGCCAAGGCGATCGCCCCTGTCTTACCCCATTTAGCTGAAGATATTTGGCAATTTTTACCCTACGAAAAACCCTATAAATCGGTATTTCAAGCGGGTTGGTTAAAGGCTCACCAGGAATGGTTAAAACCAGAATTAGCTCAAAGTTGGGAACAGTTACGCGGTCTTCGCAATGAAGTTAATAAAGTCATGGAAGCGGCCCGCATCGGCAAGGCGATCGGTTCTTCTCTGGAGGCCAAAGTGTTACTTTATGTGGCGAATCCAGAGTTAAAAACTCTATTGCTTAACTACAATTCCACCGAGTTATTGTCAGGTCAAGGTGTGGATCAATTGCGTTATTTACTCTTAGCTTCTCAAGTGGAGTTAGTGGATTTAGTGGCGATTCAAGCTACTGATTTTAACAGTGAAACTGATAATTTAGCCATTGCCATTGTTAAGGCTGATGGTCATAAGTGCGATCGCTGTTGGAATTATTCTGATACTGTTGGCACATTGAAAGATGATCCCACTATCTGCGATCGCTGTGAAGCGTCTTTAAAGGGAGAATTTTAA
- a CDS encoding pentapeptide repeat-containing protein codes for MANQEQLARLEWGVKKWNEWRRKKNPGIEINFTQANLRGANLRGANLIEAILIEANLSRAILSGADLSGADLSEAILRGAILRGAILRGVDLSKADLRGTNLSGADLRGVNLHQANFSGANLSGADLRGVNLRQANFSGANLSGANLIEANLIEANLSRAILSGADLSGADLSKAILRGAILRGAILRGANLRGANLRGANLIEANLIEANLSGADLSEANLIEANLSEADLSGADLSAANLSGAKLIGAKLIGADLSGADLSGANLRSASLRQANFSGANLSGADLRGGGYLSGANFIGGANFSGANLIGVNLSGANFSGVNFSGVNFSGVNFSEANFSRADLSGANFSEANFSRADLSGANTLNTNFTRANLTGACIQDWHINTGTIFEAVICDYIYYELGERKTYQERRPRDPNKIFNAGDFQRLIEIVRETVDLIFSDGIDWKAFLESFHGLQIESENIELSIAGILKKRDGTFVIQIDAPQDTDKAELENRFYQVYEQKIALIEQNYQAQLANKEQEITNNREVLQLYREKSTDMSEIAKLLANRPITIEAKAVSYGEIKQAGTFGVGVNQGEIQGNAKVAGILNEAEQQNLTEIITEVQAIITPLAQTYPNDKTMQGIKTIEIIKNDPNLKQKLINAAQKGGLEFLKKSFDNPVGALIGGAIEGWMGK; via the coding sequence ATGGCTAATCAAGAACAATTAGCAAGGCTTGAATGGGGTGTTAAGAAATGGAACGAATGGAGGAGAAAAAAGAACCCTGGAATTGAAATAAACTTCACTCAAGCCAACCTCAGGGGAGCCAACCTCAGGGGAGCCAACCTCATTGAAGCCATCCTCATTGAAGCCAACCTCAGTAGAGCCATCCTCAGTGGAGCCGATCTTAGTGGAGCCGATCTTAGTGAAGCCATCCTCAGGGGAGCCATCCTCAGGGGAGCCATCCTCAGGGGAGTCGATCTTAGTAAAGCCGACCTCAGGGGAACCAACCTCAGTGGAGCCGACCTTCGTGGAGTCAACCTCCATCAAGCCAACTTCAGTGGAGCCAACCTCAGTGGAGCCGACCTTCGTGGAGTCAACCTCCGTCAAGCCAACTTCAGTGGAGCCAACCTCAGTGGAGCCAACCTCATTGAAGCCAACCTCATTGAAGCCAACCTCAGTAGAGCCATCCTCAGTGGAGCTGATCTTAGTGGAGCCGATCTTAGTAAAGCCATCCTCAGGGGAGCCATCCTCAGGGGAGCCATCCTCAGGGGAGCCAACCTCAGGGGAGCCAACCTCAGGGGAGCCAACCTCATTGAAGCCAACCTCATTGAAGCCAACCTCAGTGGAGCCGATCTTAGTGAAGCCAACCTCATTGAAGCCAACCTCAGTGAAGCCGACCTCAGTGGAGCCGATCTTAGTGCAGCCAACCTCAGTGGAGCGAAACTCATTGGAGCGAAACTCATTGGAGCCGACCTCAGTGGAGCCGACCTCAGTGGAGCCAACCTCCGTTCAGCCAGCCTCCGTCAAGCCAACTTCAGTGGAGCCAACCTTAGTGGAGCCGACCTTCGTGGAGGAGGCTACCTCAGTGGAGCCAACTTCATCGGTGGAGCCAACTTTAGTGGAGCCAACCTCATCGGAGTCAACCTCAGTGGAGCCAACTTCAGTGGAGTCAACTTCAGTGGAGTCAACTTCAGCGGAGTCAACTTCAGTGAAGCCAACTTCAGTAGAGCCGACCTCAGTGGAGCCAACTTCAGTGAAGCCAACTTCAGTAGAGCCGACCTCAGTGGAGCCAACACTTTGAACACTAACTTTACCCGTGCTAACCTAACGGGGGCTTGTATCCAGGATTGGCATATTAATACTGGCACTATTTTTGAAGCGGTGATTTGTGATTACATTTATTACGAATTGGGTGAAAGAAAAACTTATCAAGAGCGTCGTCCCCGTGATCCGAATAAAATCTTTAATGCTGGTGATTTTCAGCGATTAATTGAAATCGTAAGGGAAACCGTTGACCTAATTTTTAGTGATGGCATTGACTGGAAAGCCTTTCTTGAATCCTTTCATGGTTTACAAATCGAATCTGAAAACATTGAACTGTCCATCGCAGGCATCCTCAAAAAACGAGATGGGACTTTTGTTATTCAAATTGACGCGCCCCAGGATACGGATAAAGCAGAGCTAGAAAATCGTTTTTATCAAGTTTATGAACAAAAAATAGCCTTAATTGAACAAAACTATCAAGCCCAACTAGCCAATAAAGAGCAGGAAATAACCAACAATCGAGAAGTTCTCCAACTTTATCGAGAAAAAAGCACCGATATGTCAGAAATTGCTAAACTATTAGCAAATAGACCTATAACCATTGAGGCAAAAGCAGTGTCCTACGGCGAAATTAAACAAGCAGGAACCTTTGGAGTGGGAGTTAATCAAGGCGAAATTCAAGGTAACGCTAAAGTTGCGGGTATTCTTAACGAAGCCGAACAGCAAAATCTAACCGAAATCATTACCGAAGTCCAAGCCATTATTACGCCCCTTGCCCAAACCTATCCCAACGATAAAACCATGCAGGGGATTAAGACCATTGAAATTATTAAAAACGATCCCAACTTAAAGCAAAAACTGATTAATGCGGCTCAAAAAGGTGGCCTCGAATTTTTGAAAAAATCCTTTGATAATCCTGTCGGAGCCTTGATTGGCGGTGCAATTGAAGGTTGGATGGGAAAATGA